The genomic region GACAGGACTCTCGATTCGACGACTTCGTTCGGCACTACTTGACTGTGATGACAGGGAGCATTCCCCGGCTCGCGGATGTGTACGACGCGTTCAAGGAACACGCCAGGGCCCGAGCCCAGGAGGGTCAGTCCATAGACGAGTTGGTGATCGAGTTGCGCGACTATTCGGTCCGCTACGGTGCTATCGCTCTTGGCATGGAAACGCACCCTGGGCTGAAATCGGCATTTGCGGACCTCGCGCAGATTCGTGCAGATGTTGTGTATCCCTTCCTTCTCGAGGCGTACACAGATCGCGACCTCGGGGTCCTGAGTGCCGACGAGCTTCTCGAGATCGTCCGACTTGTCGCGTCCTATGTCTTCCGCCGCGCGGTTGTCGGACTCGCAACGAATTCGCTGAACACAACCTTTCAGACCTTCTCACGTGCTGTTCGCAAGGACGCATACGTCGAGAGCGTCAAAGCCCACTTCTTGAAGATGCAGGGCTATCGCGTCTTCCCGAAAGATTCCGATTTCGAAGAGAGCTTGCGGTCAATAGACCTGTATCACTTCAAGCGTCGCTCGTACTTCCTCCGGCTACTTGAGAATCATGGGCGCAAGGAGCATGTGTCGATTGAGGAGTACACCATCGAGCACATTCTTCCTCAGAATCCTCACCTTCGCGCTGAATGGCGGCAGGACTTGGGGCCAGAGTGGACCGAAGTGCAGGCAAAGTATCTCCACACGCTGGGGAACCTTACGCTAACCGGATACAACTCCGAGTACTCGGATCGACCGTTCAGCGAGAAACGTGACATGGAGGGCGGATTCCGCGATAGCCCGCTCCGACTGAACCGCGGTCTCGGGCAGCTGACTACGTGGAACGCCTCAGCGATCGAGGAGCGCGCACGGGCTTTAGCCGGTGAAGCTATCGCGATCTGGTCGAGGCCGGTGCTCTCGCCGGAGGTTCTCTCGAAGTACCAGGAGTCCCGCGCGATTTCGGGGTACTCCATCGAGGACCACACATACCTGATGCGCCCAGCCCGCCGCGCCGACTTCGAGCGACTACGAACGGCTATCGTCGCACTTGATCCATCCGTCACGATTCACTTTCTGAAGCTCTATGTCGCATTCAAGGTCGAGACGAACTTCGTCGACGTGATTCCGCAGGCAGCGCGGTTGCTCCTC from Microbacter sp. GSS18 harbors:
- a CDS encoding DUF262 and DUF1524 domain-containing protein; translated protein: MVEIHDPPPGCRGSGRHIAAATVGLLDDPQPGQLDPRDHCGFVGRGWGSAHGALIVVRVSTRLAAGALAAQIGASMKAVDANLLDLLKVTSQFEVPIYQRAYAWGEDECDQLWRDILQAGASDELGAHFTGSVVYVEKAAGTSTNQAPNLIIDGQQRVTTLTLILAALVHRLDREPADRQEPLEGFSPEEIRVSYLVNRFKSDDRRYRLLLSQGDREALMAVLDERPDVRRVGRVWENYDFFVSKIADKKLNLAALCAGLAKLTVVDVRLQLGVDHPQLVFEAMNSTGKKLSQADLIRNFVLMDLPPDHQSHLYRNYWRPMELDFGRSGQDSRFDDFVRHYLTVMTGSIPRLADVYDAFKEHARARAQEGQSIDELVIELRDYSVRYGAIALGMETHPGLKSAFADLAQIRADVVYPFLLEAYTDRDLGVLSADELLEIVRLVASYVFRRAVVGLATNSLNTTFQTFSRAVRKDAYVESVKAHFLKMQGYRVFPKDSDFEESLRSIDLYHFKRRSYFLRLLENHGRKEHVSIEEYTIEHILPQNPHLRAEWRQDLGPEWTEVQAKYLHTLGNLTLTGYNSEYSDRPFSEKRDMEGGFRDSPLRLNRGLGQLTTWNASAIEERARALAGEAIAIWSRPVLSPEVLSKYQESRAISGYSIEDHTYLMRPARRADFERLRTAIVALDPSVTIHFLKLYVAFKVETNFVDVIPQAARLLLTLNIPANTLVDERGIARDVSGMGRWGNGDYEVPLDETSDFTYVMGLVRQAYEYQLGDS